The sequence below is a genomic window from Barrientosiimonas humi.
CGAGTGGGTGCGCGAGCGGATCGTGGAGACGGTGCGCCTGCGCCGGGCCGCCGCCTGACCGGCCGCGCGGATCCGGGGAGCCGGGGAGCCGGGGAGCCGGGGAGCCGGCGCTGGCGTACATCTGGACAGGAAGAACCGATCGCGGCACCCCGATCGGCGCGGGTTTCGGCACGGCCCGAAGGCTTCGTCCCGTCGAGATGTCCGCACCCAGCCTCGTGAGATATGCTCACTCCTAGCATTTGCTCAATATGAGCAGATCAAACACTCGAACGAGGGAGCAGACCATGAGCGTGACCGCCCGCCCCAGCGACCTGGCGTACGACCGTGTCCGCCACGTGGTGCCCGAGGTCGAGTGGGCGACGTTCGCCGACGACATCGACGCGATCCACGCGCTGAAGCGGGAGCACGACGCGGTGATCCTGGCGCACAACTACATGACGCCCGAGGTCTTCCACGGCGTCGCCGACATCGTGGGCGACTCCCTCGCACTGGCCCGGGAGGCGCAGACGGTCGAGGCCGGCACGATCGTCCTGGCCGGGGTGCACTTCATGGCCGAGACCGCCAAGCTGCTCAACCCCGGCAAGCGGGTGCTGCTGCCCGACCTGCGCTCGGGCTGCTCGCTCGCCGAGTCGATCACGCCCGAGCAGGTGCGCGAGCTGCGCGCGCAGCACCCCGGTGTGCCGGTCGTGACCTACGTCAACACCAGCGCTGCCATCAAGGCCGAGAGCGACATCTGCTGCACCAGCGGCAACGCGCTGGCCGTGCTGGAGTCGCTCGGCGTGCCCGAGGTGATCATGATCCCCGACCAGTACCTCGCCCGAAACATCGCTGCGCAGACCGGGATTCGCGTGATCACCCACCCCGGCGCGTGCGAGGTGCACGAGCGGTTCACGCCGCTCGACATCGTCGGCATCCGGCAGGGCCACCCGGGCGTGCAGGTGCTCGCGCACCCCGAGTGCCCGCCCGACGTGGTCGCCGAGGCGGACTTCGCGGGTTCGACCGCGCAGATGCAGGCGTACGTCGAGCGCGAGCGACCCGAGCGTGTCGCCCTGATCACGGAGTGCTCGATGAGCGACAACGTGGCGGCCGCGAACCCCGACGTCGACTTCGTGCGCCCGTGCAACCTGTGCCCGCACATGAAGCGCAACACGCTGTCGGCGATCCGCGCCGCGCTGGAGCAGGGACGCCACGAGATCACCCTCGACCCGGCCACGGCCCGCGACGCGCGCCGCGCCATCGAGCGGATGCTGGAGGTGGCCTGATGCGGGCCCGCCCGATCGTGGTCGGGTCCGGCCTCGCCGGGCTGGTGGCGGCGCTGGAGCTCGCGGCGCGCGGCGGTTGCGTGCTGGTGACCGCCGGCCGGCTCACCGAGGGCGCGGCCAGCGCGTGGGCGCAGGGCGGCATCGCTGCCGCGCTCGCTCCCGACGACTCCCCCGCCCAGCACGCCCACGACACCTGGCTCGCGGGGGCGCGGGCGGGTGACCGCGAGGTCATCGCCCGCATCACCGACCTGGCGCCCGGCGTCGTCGCCCGGCTCGCCCGCGACGGGGTGCCGTTCGACAGGGACGCGAGCGGGGCGTACGACCTCGCGCTGGAGGGCGGTCACTCGCGCCACCGCGTCGCGCACGCCGGCGACCGAAGCGGGGCGGTGATCACCGCGACCCTGGCGGCGCTGGTCGAGGGGCACCCCGACATCGAGCTGCTCGAGGGCCGCAGGGTCGACGACCTCCTGCTCGACGAATCGGGAGTGGTGCGCGGGATCCGTTGCGGCGCAACGACTCTCGAGAGCGACCGGGTCATCCTGGCGACCGGCGGGCTGGGCGGCTTGTTCCCGCACACCACCAACCCGGTCACCGCGACCGGCGCGGGGGTCGCACTGGCCGCTCGGGCGGGGGCTCGCACCGACGACCTGCACCTGGTGCAGTTCCACCCCACCGCGCTCGACGTGGGCTCGCGTCCGGCGCCGCTGCTGACCGAGGCGCTGCGCGGCGCCGGCGCGGTGCTGCGGTCGGACGGCGAGCGGTTCGTCGACGAGCTGCAGCCGCGCGACGTGGTGGCCGCAGCCGTCTGGGCCGAGCTGCAGCAGGGGCGAACCGTGCACCTCGACGCACGACGCGTCGACGACGCTGAGCGCCAATTCCCAGCGGTGACAACGCTTCTCGCGGGCCACGGTCTGACGCTGCAAGACCTGCTCCCCGTCCGGCCCGCCGCGCACTACTCCATGGGCGGCGTCACCGTCGACGCGCAGGCGCGCACCGGCGTGCCGGGCCTGTGGGCGGTCGGCGAGGTGAGTCGCACCGGGCTGCACGGGGCCAACCGGCTGGCGTCGAACTCGTTGCTCGAGGCGGTCGTGACCGGCCGCGCCGCCGCGGCGTCGGTCTGGGCGCACAGTGCCGCCGACGGGTGGCGGGCCGACGGCCCGCCCGCGGACCCCGGCCTGGTCCGTCCGCGCGAGCAGGCTCCCGCGATCGCCACCGAGCAGGTGCGTGCGGAGCTGGGCCGCTCGTGCGGCGTGCTGCGCGAGGCGGGCGCGCTGCGCGACACGATCCGACAGCTCGAGCAGGCCACCGGGCAGGACGACGCCTACGTCGCCTGGCTGCTGGCGCGCTCCGCCCTGGCGCACCCGAGAAGCGTTGGGGCACACCGACGTACGGACACGACCGAGGCGGTGCCGGCATGACTTTCGACCCTCAGCTGGAGCAGGTTGTGCGCACAGCGCTCGCCGAGGACCTCGGCGCCGCCGGTGACCTCACGGCGGCGGCCGTCGTCCCCGAGGACGCGCAGGCGCAGGCCCAGATCGTGGCGCGCGAGGACGGGGTGCTGTCCGGTGTCGACGCGGTGACGACGACGTACGCCCTCGTCGACCCGCGCATCGAGGTCACCTGGCACGGCCAGGACGGCAGATCGGTGACGCCAGGGTCGGTGCTGGCGACGGTGCGCGGCCCCGCGCGCGGGGTGCTGACCGGTGAGCGGGTCGCGCTGAACCTGCTGGGCCGCCTGTCCGGCGTGGCGACCGCCACCGCCGAGCTCGTGCACCTGGTGGACGGCACCGGCGTCGGCATCGCCGACACGCGCAAGACCACCCCGGGCCTGCGTGCGCTGGAGAAGCGGGCGGTGCTGCACGGCGGCGGCGTGAACCACCGCTTCGGCCTGCACGACGCGATCATGGTGAAGGACAACCACATCGGGTTCGGCGGCGGGCTGGCCACGGTGCTGCGGCGGCTCGCCGACCAGCCCCGGCACATGGTCACCGTGGAGGTCGAGGTCGACACGCTGCAGCAGCAGCTGCAGGTGCTGCAGTTCGACGCCGAGCGGATCGCCCGCGGGCTGCGGCCGGTGTGCCACGCGATCCTGCTCGACAACATGACTCCTGGCCAGGTCGCCGATGGTGTCCGGCGGGCGCGCTCGCACCCCGCGCCGCTGGTGGTCGAGGTGTCGGGCGGGGTGAACCGGAAGACCGTGCGCCCGCTCGCCGAGGCCGGGCCCGACCTGATCTCGGTGGGCGCCCTGACCCACAGCGCGCGCTGCCTCGACGTGGGGCTGGATCTGGCGGGGCCGGACCTGGGCTGATCGACCTCGCCCGCCCGACCGCGCGTGCGCCCAGGGTGA
It includes:
- the nadA gene encoding quinolinate synthase NadA, whose amino-acid sequence is MSVTARPSDLAYDRVRHVVPEVEWATFADDIDAIHALKREHDAVILAHNYMTPEVFHGVADIVGDSLALAREAQTVEAGTIVLAGVHFMAETAKLLNPGKRVLLPDLRSGCSLAESITPEQVRELRAQHPGVPVVTYVNTSAAIKAESDICCTSGNALAVLESLGVPEVIMIPDQYLARNIAAQTGIRVITHPGACEVHERFTPLDIVGIRQGHPGVQVLAHPECPPDVVAEADFAGSTAQMQAYVERERPERVALITECSMSDNVAAANPDVDFVRPCNLCPHMKRNTLSAIRAALEQGRHEITLDPATARDARRAIERMLEVA
- a CDS encoding L-aspartate oxidase, which codes for MRARPIVVGSGLAGLVAALELAARGGCVLVTAGRLTEGAASAWAQGGIAAALAPDDSPAQHAHDTWLAGARAGDREVIARITDLAPGVVARLARDGVPFDRDASGAYDLALEGGHSRHRVAHAGDRSGAVITATLAALVEGHPDIELLEGRRVDDLLLDESGVVRGIRCGATTLESDRVILATGGLGGLFPHTTNPVTATGAGVALAARAGARTDDLHLVQFHPTALDVGSRPAPLLTEALRGAGAVLRSDGERFVDELQPRDVVAAAVWAELQQGRTVHLDARRVDDAERQFPAVTTLLAGHGLTLQDLLPVRPAAHYSMGGVTVDAQARTGVPGLWAVGEVSRTGLHGANRLASNSLLEAVVTGRAAAASVWAHSAADGWRADGPPADPGLVRPREQAPAIATEQVRAELGRSCGVLREAGALRDTIRQLEQATGQDDAYVAWLLARSALAHPRSVGAHRRTDTTEAVPA
- the nadC gene encoding carboxylating nicotinate-nucleotide diphosphorylase, yielding MTFDPQLEQVVRTALAEDLGAAGDLTAAAVVPEDAQAQAQIVAREDGVLSGVDAVTTTYALVDPRIEVTWHGQDGRSVTPGSVLATVRGPARGVLTGERVALNLLGRLSGVATATAELVHLVDGTGVGIADTRKTTPGLRALEKRAVLHGGGVNHRFGLHDAIMVKDNHIGFGGGLATVLRRLADQPRHMVTVEVEVDTLQQQLQVLQFDAERIARGLRPVCHAILLDNMTPGQVADGVRRARSHPAPLVVEVSGGVNRKTVRPLAEAGPDLISVGALTHSARCLDVGLDLAGPDLG